The region CAACAGAAATTCCCCTGAAGAATTCCAATTTAGACAAGCAGAATCCCTTTTAAAACCCATACACATTTGATGGCTCAACACTTTCCAACTTGAATTGAGATCAAATTGTTAGAAATATAGGTATGACTTATCTATTGTGATAGATTAAAGGCAACTCTCTACTTTGAATCAATCAAGATACAATTCCTCTCATATATACAATTGTATCACAAATAAAACTTAGATACAGGCCATCAAACATCTGAGTCAATCGTGTAAACCCACAGATCATGTTTCATGGACGCCACATTAATCAGCAGCTAGAATTTGAACACGGCCTCAGAATTTAGCAGATACCATGTCAGTCTTCTATATATATTGATCCAAAAATAAGTGATATAGCCAAATTGTTCTATGACACTTCTATTTGACACAATAAAGTTACTCATTGTCTattcaaaaatattagaatCACTGCTTCTCAAAGTGTTTTGCTCTAAGAACACAAAGCACCCTTTAAACAGACTACTACCAGTCTTTCGACTACTAGATCAATCAACTAAACTGATAAGCCCCAAGAACCCCATACTACAATGCATGATCAACTGCAAAACAGCTCATCAAACCATCGAATTCCAATTgccaaaagagaagaagaaacaagaaaacaataagaaaaccaAAGATGGCACTTCCCACCTGCTGCATTGCTGGCAAAACCTCTGGCGAATTCCGGCAATCATGACAACCGGGGCCTTGGCGTGGAGCTCGCAGACCCTGTGCCGCCGGTGATACTGCTTGGCGTCGCTCAGATCCGCCGTGCACTTCTCGGCTTGGCACATCCTCAAACAGTTCGTGGAACTGCCACCAGATCCTTTCTTGGCAGCagccctcttcttcttctcctcctcctcagaACCATTCACTAACTCATCATTGCCGTCTCCATCTTCGCCTTCTCCAAGCTCCTTCTTCACCATGGCCGCGGCCTTCTGCTTCACTTCCCCTCCTCCTCCGCCGCTGCTGCTGCCACCCTCCATGGATGATCAGGATGCAGAAGGGTGGTGGCAGAGATTTAAAAACCCAACTGGGGTGGTGGAAAACTGGGAGAAATTGGGTTGTGGAAGAGATGGGATTTGGGAATTTCGAGAGGTAAAAGGTTAAAAGCTGGATGGTGATGGATGAGGACCACAACCTCCATTCTTGCTCGTGTTTCTTTGCTAATGGACATGGATGAGTGAGGAATGTTTAAAATGGAAGTGGTCTTACTTTAAATGAAAACTACATATAAAGCAAGCCTGTGCGACGAGGGTATACATGGGAAATTTATCCCTTTACTTGgggaaatatataaatagtaaaaatatagaGGATAATTTTGTAAACTAAACATCACAGacttataaaatatgtatatatataaaatacgaacattttttagtcaatttaaacTTACTATtttcatgtgtaaaaaaattataaagtaagatgagtcaatttaattcttaatttttttatatatcaaattatagaggttaaattaatttgaaaatgcaGGTACagatgtgtaattgaaataacaaaaagttcg is a window of Diospyros lotus cultivar Yz01 chromosome 10, ASM1463336v1, whole genome shotgun sequence DNA encoding:
- the LOC127810961 gene encoding squamosa promoter-binding protein 1-like; this encodes MEGGSSSGGGGGEVKQKAAAMVKKELGEGEDGDGNDELVNGSEEEEKKKRAAAKKGSGGSSTNCLRMCQAEKCTADLSDAKQYHRRHRVCELHAKAPVVMIAGIRQRFCQQCSRFHEISEFDENKRSCRRRLAGHNERRRKNAADSHAEGSSRKGTGTQLKELVCGQVDERGRIQVTIQENPTYKHFQIR